One genomic region from Pyxicephalus adspersus chromosome 1, UCB_Pads_2.0, whole genome shotgun sequence encodes:
- the TSC22D1 gene encoding TSC22 domain family protein 1 isoform X3: MDLGVYQLRNFSISFLSSLLGTDSAAVTLDSSASGASVVAIDNKIEQAMDLVKSHLMYAVREEVEVLKEQIKELIEKNSQLEQENNLLKTLASPEQLAQFQAQLQTGSPPSSSSQPVAGTPAPAQPGSQSSGPSA, from the exons ATGGATCTAGGAGTCTATCAGCTCAGGAATTTCTCCATCTCTTTCCTCTCCTCCCTTCTGGGCACAGACAGCGCGGCCGTGACATTAGATAGCAG CGCCTCCGGTGCCAGCGTGGTAGCAATCGACAACAAGATCGAGCAAGCCATG gaTTTGGTCAAAAGCCACCTGATGTATGCTGTTAGAGAAGAAGTGGAGGTGCTAAAGGAGCAAATCAAGGAGCTGATCGAGAAGAACTCTCAGCTGGAACAGGAAAACAATTTGTTGAAGACACTTGCAAGTCCAGAGCAGCTTGCCCAGTTCCAGGCGCAGCTCCAGACCGGCTCTCCTCCATCTTCATCATCACAGCCCGTAGCGGGGACCCCAGCACCTGCACAGCCAGGATCACAAAGCTCCGGCCCTTCCGCATAG
- the TSC22D1 gene encoding TSC22 domain family protein 1 isoform X4, translating to MCYLSTGSLHTQDLVKSHLMYAVREEVEVLKEQIKELIEKNSQLEQENNLLKTLASPEQLAQFQAQLQTGSPPSSSSQPVAGTPAPAQPGSQSSGPSA from the exons ATGTGTTATCTTAGCACGGGCTCACTGCACACACAG gaTTTGGTCAAAAGCCACCTGATGTATGCTGTTAGAGAAGAAGTGGAGGTGCTAAAGGAGCAAATCAAGGAGCTGATCGAGAAGAACTCTCAGCTGGAACAGGAAAACAATTTGTTGAAGACACTTGCAAGTCCAGAGCAGCTTGCCCAGTTCCAGGCGCAGCTCCAGACCGGCTCTCCTCCATCTTCATCATCACAGCCCGTAGCGGGGACCCCAGCACCTGCACAGCCAGGATCACAAAGCTCCGGCCCTTCCGCATAG
- the TSC22D1 gene encoding TSC22 domain family protein 1 isoform X5, translating into MDLVKSHLMYAVREEVEVLKEQIKELIEKNSQLEQENNLLKTLASPEQLAQFQAQLQTGSPPSSSSQPVAGTPAPAQPGSQSSGPSA; encoded by the exons ATG gaTTTGGTCAAAAGCCACCTGATGTATGCTGTTAGAGAAGAAGTGGAGGTGCTAAAGGAGCAAATCAAGGAGCTGATCGAGAAGAACTCTCAGCTGGAACAGGAAAACAATTTGTTGAAGACACTTGCAAGTCCAGAGCAGCTTGCCCAGTTCCAGGCGCAGCTCCAGACCGGCTCTCCTCCATCTTCATCATCACAGCCCGTAGCGGGGACCCCAGCACCTGCACAGCCAGGATCACAAAGCTCCGGCCCTTCCGCATAG